The Anolis sagrei isolate rAnoSag1 chromosome 6, rAnoSag1.mat, whole genome shotgun sequence genome includes the window attgtgcctggtagtgaactggcagccagtggagttggcgcaacaagaGAGTTGTTtgctccctgagagccactccagttagcaatctggctgctgtccgttggacccgTTGGagtttctggacagtcttcaaaggcaaccccacgtagagagcactgcagtagtctatacaagatgtaaaaagagtgtggactaccgttgccaagttagacttcccaaggtacgggcgcagcttgcgcacaagctttaactgtgcgaatgctcccttggtcaccgccgagacccgGGGTTctaagctcagcgatgagtccaggatcacacccatcAGACCCAGAAGTCCgctgcattgagccatgacagttaaaaggttgacaaactgcattcattctacagtgcagacgcaCCTTTGAAGGCAAATTTTGACTCAAATGAACTGCCAAAGCGGGAAATGCCTGGAATTGATATCCCTCCAAACCATCTCAATTTATAATGAAAAAACATGTTGACAAAAGGTAGGCCTGTGACtctaacattattattgttgttattgttgttgttgttattctcaatgCTTTTTTACAtgaaataaacacataaataaattcaTAACAAATGCTTTTGATAGGAAATAAATAAGTTTTCCTGtatgatttgtaactcttttgccTGAAGAACTTGCATCATACATTTTGGTTGGCTCAATAATGGCAAGGCTGTTTTGGATGTCGTATTGGGCTGCATGGTAAACATGTTTACCCCTGGATATGCAAAGATATAGACTGAGCTCAGTACCATTTGGGCTTATTTCTTCCCAGATGAACTTGATTGTAAAGACCCCGCACTTGTATCCCACAACCGAAGAAGCTACACGTTTTGGAAACTCACGTCAGCAAGAATGCTCTTCAGTTCGGAATAAGCTGCTTCCAAATCGTTGTTAACGATGACCAAGTCGAAAAGGCCCGGCTCCTTACCTGATAAATGAAAAAGGgacaataaaacacaaacaaaaaacatcaAGCGCATcaaacacatctgggcatcctctcacagaagaagcgacttgcagcatgcaaacaaacaaaactgtgAAACTGTATTGAATGGCATTGTATGGGTagacaccaggcatgggcaaactttggccctccaggtgttttggtcttcaactacCGTCTGTtagtgttgggactcagcctgtgattgaacctgagccCGGGAttgaacctgtgattgtgtttcagtttcctgatgtttctgtgtctgatgtgggtaatgaggagggaaatcagtcccctgttgcttctgatgtgggggatgctgggactgactctgaggtgcaagatggagacactttggtcaatgagtttcattcAGACACTGACAGTGAGGCTTCGGTGCAAAgagcagattctcatgagaatgtttctgtcaggccatgatagccatgtataaatatgtgagaagaagccacagagaggagggagcaagcttgttttctgcttccctggagactaggacgtggaaaaatggcttcaaacttcaagagaggagattccacctgaacattaggaagaacttcctgactgtgagagccgttcagcagtggaactctctgccccggagtgtggtggaggctccttctgtggaagcttttaaacagaggctggatggccatctgtcaggggtaatttgaaagcaatattcctgcttcttggcagggggttggactggatggcccatgaggtctcttccaactctttcattctatgattctatgattctaggccttgggagaaaggtttattccctccgcctgtgagctctccagacTCTAGTTTGGAAAACGGTCtgacacctggtaaagttaatgagagagcagtatgtgtgaaaaagatcttggagtcctcgtggacaacaagttaaacatgagccaacaatgtgatgtggcggcaaaaaaagtcaatgggattttggcctgcatcaagaggagcctagtgtctagatctagggaagtcatgctacccctctattctgctttggttagaccacacctggaatattgtgtccagttctgggcaccacaattcaagagagatattgacaagctggaatgtgtccagaggagggcgactaaaatgatcaagggtctggagaacaagacctatgaggagcggcttaaggagctgggcatgtttagcctgaagaagacaaggctgagaggagatatgatagccatgtataaatatgtgagaggaagccacagggaggaggggagcaagcttgttttcatcttccttggagactaggacgcggaacaatggcttcaaactaaaagaaagaagattccatctgaacacgaggaagaacttcctgaccgtgagagccgttcagcagtggaactctctgccctggagtgtggaggaggctccttctttggaagcttttaatcagaggctggatagtcatctgtcaggggtgatttgaatgcaatattcctgcttcttggcagaatggggttggactggatggcccatgaggtctcttccaactctttgattctgtgattctatgattctacaatctaaacatgaggagtcagataagcagagtcaacggctggagattagccagaatcgacaagaggcccaatgtttaggCAAATCTGAAAGAATTCgtcagttaaggtcaaagactggggAAAAACGAAACcggtttttgggatttaaggtttgcctgtagaaaatcttgtcagatcaggcatcgtttggaaaccaagtacaagcctcatggaattcctgttcaagtggtcttgtCTTCACAgatttttctagcctttcaagaTGACTAGCAGCAtctggtctgttcttgcttcttgtttgattcctgtctggataatcattgccttggattgtattttcatggtttttggacattgctttcgATTGCTACGTTTGGACACTTTTATCTGACTGCCTTTGAATGCCTTACTGCTTTTTGGAATCTTGactatctttacaagcatttatttctactggcttttttgctaagctttaataaaaaggattgttccaTCACTACACGTCtggtgtgtttatagtcagaggggctatttcctgttctggagtgcaacagctaggaattgtgggagttgaggtccaaaacacctggagggcagaagtttgctcatgcctggtctacactctacactaaccatataatgcagtattccacactgggcatttgtattcagcagcagagcggcaaagcgcaagggcagatgccttcactgtgtctggttgtgatcccgaggttgttccagtcagttttcataagatattatttctatcacccactttttccttgatattcaagcagagCTTCTTATGAATCGgaacatggtccagagtgactcccaggtatttgggtgtgctgcaatgctccagccaGGTGAGGACAGATCAAAGGTAATttactttttcttctctttttttttcttggcatgtttttgTGTTTCTACTCCATATTCCTTTTCTTAATTCACTTTTACTGtaactttttaaacttttaaaatgaagttaaaataataataatgcattgatTATCATAGGGATGCTAGTAAAGGAATAAGGTCCCTGCGTACTTACTGAGCTCCATATCGACACGAGCTGCAGTTAGCCGCTTCTGTAAACTCTCTTctgtttctgtctgtctgtcccgTAACCGTTTTtcctacaaaaaaacaaaacaaaaacaaaaaacagaaaaataaagaaaacaatcaGGAGCTCAGCATGGTTGGAAAAATCCTTATTATTTCCTTATGGTTTCCAAATCATTCTGTGTCTTGCTTCTTCATGTTGGTGCAAACACTCTTCATGTTGATCCTGGGCATTTGTGGTCTACTGGCCACAATAGACCTCTCCAACTATGACCTCTCCACAATAGACCTCTCCCTTTCAACCAAAAGTAGCAGAACGTGCATGGCTCAATGCCaggcaatcctgggagttgtagtttagtgtattgtattgtattattaataaagAAAAGTTAAGATATTCATCAACATTTTATTAACTTCTCTAGAGGgccggctttagcacagcaggtcaatcaccagctgcagtaaatcttgccaactaaaaggttgacagtttgcagctgggtcagggtgagcttctgaccttcagcccagctccctgcccacctagcgGATGGAAAACACCAATATGACTAGAttaataggaaccacattaagcgGGGAGTTATTTTAGGCACGGTATGCAGAGgaaaagtttacgaacaaagaaagctcttcagcaaggagatggagtgacagcacccccctgtggctggaaccgagcacagtCTTCCAAGATGCCAAATACTgagaaaaagcctatatatacctctatctgttgtctgtcttgtcattgtacaatcagcattgaatgtttgccatatatgtgttctgtaatccgccctgagtccccttcagggtgagaagggcagaatataagtactgtaaataaatagtgaagcaccagcaccctttgccagagaagactaaaatccttgccaaactacaattcctgtgaTATCcaaggaagttaaagtggtgtcaaactgtatccaCTCTACATTGCAGATGCTCTCAATGCTCACCAGGACGTCTATAGATGGTGGCTGGACGGAGATGTAGATGGGATTCAGGTCCGTCTTCTTGATGTTCTTCACACCTTGCATGTCAATATCCAGGATGCAGATCTGGTTCTGTGCTTGCACCGCCTGGATGGCAGCTTTGCTGAGGTGGAAGAAAAGGATGTTGCATTAATACTTACAGTAGAGTCCTGGTTATCCGACTCCCGCTTATCAAACACTCTGTATTATCCGATGCCGACGCCTTTGCCACCCTCCCTGCCCTCTCTGGCTCGCTCCCTCACCCTTTCCTCTATCGCTCGCTCACTCACCGGGccgagtcctggttctgccactgGGACCTGGCTCAGTGAGTGAGCAAGAGGGAGTAGCGAGCAAGCGAGGGCAGAAGAGCAGCAGAAGCAGGGGCCTGGCCACTTCTGCCAGGCTTCTGCTTCTGTTGCTGCTTCTGCCTTTGCGGCTCTCCCTCCCTCGCTTGCTCACCCATCCTCCCTTGCTACTCACCGGGCCAAATGCTGGTTCTGCCACTGGGACACAGCCCGGTGAGTAGCGAGCAAGCGAGAGAGGGAGGGCCGCAAAGGCAGAAACaacggcagaagcaggagcctggaagaagTGGCCAGGCCCCTGCTTCTGCTGCCCTTCCGCCCTTGCTCGCTCGCTGACTCACCCACTCACCCTTGCTTGCTCAATGACTGGGCCGGGTCTCGGCAGCAGAACCAGGTCTCGGCCCGGTGAGTAGTGAGCGAGGGGGTGTGTGTGGGTGACCGTTTGAAATTCAGaattcgaaggagtgtgagaatagctaacaaaaaggaggtcagaggccaaagaaacttcaaactggcttcaaactacaagagaggagattccatctgaacatgaggaagaacttcctgactgtgagagccattcagcagtggaactctctaccccggagtgtggtggaggctccttctttggaaggttttaaacagaggctggatggccatctgtcaggggtgatttgaatgcaatattcctgcttcttggcagaatgggattggactggatgatggcccaggaggtctcttccaactctttgattctatgattctatgaaacacctcaagggtattaagcagtgtgtttgggagcaaacctttgtcagagcaactttacGTTTAACCAAGAAGTTTgcattttgcttgtctggattatcttgcagttcttgtgttcatggtctCAGGACGCAGTTATGTTCTCATGggattttgctttgctggtgccaTTTTAGATCAtgcttcaaagtgttattttatattgatcttttaaaacattacttttgcttttaaaaacttttatcttttactttttttagtaaactataaagacttctggctgtgtgcagtttggtgttttcagcaaggtgaacctattctgATGTGCGACACATGATTGTTTATCCAGCATTTTGCCAGCCTgtttatatcagatatttatttatttatttactgtatttgtataccgcccctctcagccttccggtgacTTGAGGTGgattacaaggcaaaattcaatgccacaaaaacacaagtacaatttaaaaacgttaacatcaataaaatcataacaacagcaataaaacataagtcaATAAATTCTCAATAAAACATTGTCCACTTCCATCATATAGTTGTTCtgttttcctatgtctgttactcagtatttgcaaatgcttgctcgaaaagccatgtcttgagttttttctgaaatgttaggaGTGAAGAAGCCGATCTCATCTccttaggaagggcattccagagccggggggccaccgctgagaaggccctgtctctcgtccccgccagatgtaattgtgacaaaggtgggactgagagaaggatggttcataagggtagatgtgttcagacaggtaagttgggccagaaccatttagggctttataggccaaagccagcactttgaattgggcctggtagcaaactgaaagccagtggagctggtgcaacaggggggttgtatgctccctgagagctgctcctgttagcaacctggctgctgtccgttggactagttgaagcttccagattgtcttcaaaggcaaccccacatagagtgcattgcagtactatatacaggatgtaaccagagtgtggactactgtggctaagtcagacttcccaaggtacaggcaaagctggcgcacaagttttaactgtgcaaatgctcccctggtcagagccgaaacctggagttccatgctcagcgatgaatccagtcTTGGCGTTAGCAGAGTAtcgcagaagctcagaataatggactctggagtcagttcttgtgggttttttcgggctatatggccatgttctagaggcatggactctggagtctccgataaaagcaggttttcagctttacttaagcagctcaaaatagacaacatacaccatcagcgGACAGATGTGAAGAAcacaaacccaaagagatactaaCTAACACAAACTGTAGCTGGAAGGAAGTTcatctctggcactccctaatcttccacagagcaagaactcagggtcacattctcacagcttgttactttgctgtttaacccttctgtgtcaaactacatcctggcaatataattctattacaatcacaatcctatcacataaaattacatttaaacacacatcatacatgaattacacactgacattcaggatcacacccaagctgcgaacctgcatcttcagggggagtgta containing:
- the GUK1 gene encoding guanylate kinase isoform X2, translating into MTGPRPVVLSGPSGAGKSTLLKKLLKDYENVFGFSVSHTTRNPRPGEVNGKDYHFVTREEMQKEIDAGGFIENAEFSGNMYGTSKAAIQAVQAQNQICILDIDMQGVKNIKKTDLNPIYISVQPPSIDVLEKRLRDRQTETEESLQKRLTAARVDMELSKEPGLFDLVIVNNDLEAAYSELKSILADEIQKAQGSKKS